The following proteins come from a genomic window of Sphaerisporangium rubeum:
- a CDS encoding GDSL-type esterase/lipase family protein has translation MTPRVMIVGDSISQGAEGDRTWRHRLAEHLGERDVVVRFVGPWTGTWILPDPRGGELAEFACVQTRIGRYPRGGGFGDGLHYARWGRTLHEAKDGIAGAVAACRPGHLMVALGFNDLAWGVSGPSGLLADLATFVSRARTARPDLRFLVADVVRRTPLAEHPHLGALIGAYNRALPAALATMSTPSSPVLPVALSARYDPYSDAYDGLHPNPIGEIKIAQTFAEAFLATGDRAAA, from the coding sequence GTGACCCCTCGCGTCATGATCGTGGGGGACTCCATCAGCCAAGGCGCCGAGGGGGACAGGACCTGGCGCCACCGGCTGGCCGAGCATCTCGGCGAGCGTGACGTCGTCGTCCGGTTCGTCGGACCGTGGACCGGCACCTGGATCCTCCCCGACCCCCGCGGCGGTGAGCTCGCGGAGTTCGCCTGCGTCCAGACCCGCATCGGCCGCTACCCGAGAGGTGGCGGCTTCGGTGACGGCCTGCACTACGCGCGCTGGGGCCGCACCCTGCACGAGGCCAAGGACGGCATCGCCGGCGCCGTCGCGGCCTGCCGTCCGGGACACCTGATGGTCGCGCTCGGCTTCAACGACCTGGCCTGGGGTGTCTCGGGCCCCTCCGGCCTGCTGGCGGACCTCGCGACCTTCGTCAGCCGCGCCAGGACGGCCCGTCCGGACCTGCGCTTCCTCGTGGCCGACGTCGTGCGGCGCACCCCCCTGGCGGAGCACCCCCATCTCGGCGCACTCATCGGCGCCTACAACCGCGCGCTGCCGGCGGCCCTCGCCACGATGTCCACCCCGAGCTCCCCGGTCCTCCCCGTCGCGCTGTCGGCGCGGTACGACCCCTACAGCGACGCCTACGACGGCCTGCACCCCAACCCCATCGGCGAGATCAAGATCGCTCAGACCTTCGCCGAGGCCTTCCTCGCGACCGGCGACCGCGCCGCGGCCTAG
- a CDS encoding helix-turn-helix transcriptional regulator, with translation MDVSVIGITAEAVEVYRYFLRHHGEGVGSVRQALGLDPDSVEAAVESLERLSLLDLSDRHKVVATEPAIGIERLIERRLGELNTEIRRVLSARDVIATLVEDQKHGEAAVSVLDIERVEGLDRVRQRLDDLGFFSYKETLCLHPGGPLSRGAIETALPLDTRSLRRGLAVKAVYHPKALDDPLMAAYLRDVVGLGGQIHITEDPMDRMVIFDRSVAVVPIHPKESARGALLVREPGLVSQLVTYFDGVWNDAVDFREYIEPSDDKPHLSDLERRVLAVMATADKDEIAARELDVSVRTYRRYVADLMARLGAVNRFQAALRAKEENWI, from the coding sequence ATGGACGTATCCGTCATCGGGATCACGGCCGAGGCCGTGGAGGTCTACCGCTACTTCCTCCGGCATCACGGAGAAGGCGTCGGTTCGGTACGGCAGGCGCTCGGTCTCGACCCCGACAGCGTCGAGGCCGCCGTCGAGTCCCTGGAACGTCTTTCCCTGCTCGACCTCAGCGACCGGCACAAGGTCGTCGCCACCGAGCCCGCCATCGGCATCGAGCGCCTCATCGAGCGGCGCCTCGGTGAGCTCAACACCGAGATCCGCCGCGTGCTGTCGGCACGCGACGTCATCGCCACCCTGGTCGAGGACCAGAAGCACGGCGAGGCCGCGGTCTCCGTGCTCGACATCGAGCGGGTCGAAGGGCTGGACCGGGTACGCCAGCGGCTGGACGACCTCGGGTTCTTCTCCTACAAGGAGACCCTGTGCCTGCACCCCGGCGGCCCGCTGTCCCGCGGCGCCATCGAGACCGCGCTGCCGCTCGACACCAGGTCGCTGCGCCGCGGTCTCGCCGTCAAGGCCGTGTACCACCCCAAAGCGCTCGACGACCCGCTGATGGCGGCCTACCTGCGTGACGTCGTCGGCCTCGGCGGCCAGATCCACATCACCGAGGACCCGATGGACCGCATGGTGATCTTCGACCGCAGCGTCGCGGTCGTCCCCATCCACCCCAAGGAGAGTGCACGGGGTGCGCTCCTGGTCAGGGAACCGGGCCTTGTGTCGCAGCTCGTCACCTACTTCGACGGGGTGTGGAACGACGCCGTCGACTTCCGCGAGTACATCGAGCCGAGCGACGACAAGCCGCACCTGTCGGACCTGGAGCGCCGCGTCCTCGCGGTGATGGCGACCGCGGACAAGGACGAGATCGCGGCCCGCGAGCTGGACGTCTCGGTCCGCACCTACCGCAGGTACGTCGCCGACCTGATGGCGAGACTCGGCGCGGTCAACCGCTTCCAGGCGGCCCTGCGCGCCAAGGAGGAGAACTGGATCTGA
- a CDS encoding NAD-dependent epimerase/dehydratase family protein, with product MLVTVTGGTGFVGVHSVAAVVRAGHRVRVLARDPGLLGPALGPLDVPPGAVDVVAGDVTDEVAVAAAVRGADAVLHAASVYSFDSRRRAEMRAVNERGTEVVLTAARRAVPGPIVHVSTVAALFPAKEIGMESPVGRPRETYMATKAAAERVARRHQADGAPVVITYPPALLGPHDPKLGDQTSRVRDVLRGLMPIWPLGGFPAGDVRDTAELHASLFTAPPATPARFFAPSHYLTTREYLAALREVTGRPLPAVHLPARAMFPVGRLADLAQRVWPWHIPAEYGALYTCACATRVATHADTRGLAPRPFTRTVTDTVRWLRDAGHLTGRQAGAVGQAPSLVAVR from the coding sequence ATGTTGGTTACCGTGACCGGCGGCACGGGTTTCGTCGGTGTCCATTCCGTCGCCGCCGTCGTGCGCGCCGGCCACCGGGTCCGCGTCCTCGCACGCGACCCCGGCCTGCTCGGGCCCGCGCTCGGACCGCTCGACGTGCCGCCAGGCGCGGTGGACGTCGTCGCGGGGGACGTCACCGACGAGGTGGCCGTGGCCGCCGCGGTGCGCGGCGCGGACGCCGTGCTGCACGCCGCTTCGGTGTACTCCTTCGACAGCCGCCGCCGCGCCGAGATGCGCGCGGTCAACGAACGCGGCACCGAGGTCGTGCTGACCGCCGCGCGGCGCGCGGTGCCCGGCCCGATCGTGCACGTGTCGACCGTCGCGGCGCTGTTCCCCGCCAAAGAGATCGGCATGGAGTCGCCGGTGGGCCGGCCACGCGAGACGTACATGGCCACCAAGGCGGCGGCCGAGCGTGTCGCGCGGCGGCACCAGGCGGACGGCGCACCTGTCGTGATCACCTACCCGCCGGCGCTGCTCGGCCCGCACGACCCGAAGCTCGGCGACCAGACGAGCAGAGTGCGGGACGTGCTGCGCGGCCTGATGCCGATCTGGCCGCTCGGCGGGTTCCCGGCAGGCGACGTGCGCGACACCGCCGAGCTGCACGCGAGCCTGTTCACCGCTCCGCCTGCCACTCCGGCGCGGTTCTTCGCGCCGAGCCACTACCTCACCACGCGGGAGTACCTCGCGGCGCTGCGCGAGGTCACCGGCCGGCCGCTGCCGGCCGTCCACCTGCCGGCGCGGGCCATGTTCCCGGTGGGCCGGCTCGCCGACCTGGCGCAGCGGGTGTGGCCGTGGCACATCCCGGCCGAGTACGGCGCCTTGTACACCTGCGCCTGCGCCACCCGCGTGGCCACGCACGCGGACACCCGCGGCCTCGCTCCCCGGCCGTTCACGCGGACGGTCACCGACACCGTGCGCTGGCTGCGCGACGCGGGGCACCTGACCGGCCGCCAGGCGGGTGCCGTGGGGCAGGCGCCGTCCCTCGTGGCGGTCCGCTGA
- a CDS encoding acyl-CoA carboxylase subunit beta: MRATEIDFLPVTMPPPAGADSPAGTANGTSNGTSNGTSNGTSNGTANGTSDGHAPPPRKPSMAVLREQGERLRGRITAGRKESVARQHALGKRTARERIEALLDEGSFVEIDMYRRHQAQGMRMGDNRPHTDGVVTGSGTIDGRRVFVYAQDFTIFGGSLGEAHAAKIHKVMDLALSTGSPVIGLIDSGGARIQEGVVSLAGYGGIFQRIVQASGVIPQISVVLGPCAGGAAYTVGLADFAFMVRDTAQLYLTGPDVVEAVSGQRVTHAELGGADVHGRRSGVATFVHDDEESCLLDVRYLVSLLPGNNLEPPPSWPATGATEDVRPALADIVPVEPNKPYDMRSVVAEIVDDGEFLEIHENWATNVICVLARIDGEVVGVVGNQPMVLAGVLDVDASQKAARFVRFCDAFGIPLVTLIDVPGFLPGTDQEHEGIIRHGAKLLYAYCEATVPRVHVVVRKAYGGAYIVMDSRSIGTDLSLAWPTNEIAVMGAEGAVNVIFRKELAASVDPAGLRAELVEEYVEQLVHPHYAAERGLVDDVIDPVLTRAAVARGLAMLRGKRKQAPQRKHGNVPL, translated from the coding sequence ATGCGCGCAACCGAGATCGACTTCCTGCCCGTCACCATGCCACCCCCCGCCGGCGCCGACTCACCCGCCGGCACCGCGAACGGCACGTCGAACGGCACGTCGAACGGCACGTCCAACGGCACGTCCAACGGCACCGCGAACGGCACGTCCGACGGCCACGCGCCGCCGCCGAGGAAGCCCTCCATGGCGGTGCTGCGCGAGCAGGGTGAACGGCTGCGTGGCCGCATCACCGCCGGACGCAAGGAGTCCGTGGCGCGGCAGCACGCGCTCGGCAAGCGCACCGCGCGCGAGCGTATCGAGGCGCTGCTGGACGAGGGGTCGTTCGTCGAGATCGACATGTACCGGCGCCACCAGGCCCAGGGCATGCGCATGGGGGACAACCGGCCGCACACCGACGGCGTGGTCACCGGCTCGGGGACCATCGACGGCCGCCGGGTCTTCGTGTACGCGCAGGACTTCACCATCTTCGGCGGCTCGCTCGGCGAGGCCCACGCCGCGAAGATCCACAAGGTGATGGACCTGGCGCTGTCCACCGGCTCGCCGGTCATCGGACTCATCGACAGCGGCGGCGCGCGCATCCAGGAAGGAGTCGTGTCCCTGGCGGGATACGGCGGCATCTTCCAGCGCATCGTGCAGGCGTCCGGCGTGATCCCGCAGATCAGCGTGGTGCTCGGCCCGTGCGCCGGCGGCGCCGCCTACACCGTCGGGCTCGCCGACTTCGCCTTCATGGTGCGCGACACCGCGCAGCTCTACCTGACGGGCCCGGACGTCGTCGAGGCCGTGAGCGGCCAGCGCGTCACGCACGCCGAGCTCGGCGGCGCCGACGTGCACGGCCGCCGCTCGGGGGTCGCGACGTTCGTGCACGACGACGAGGAGAGCTGCCTGCTCGACGTGCGCTACCTGGTCTCGCTGCTCCCCGGCAACAACCTGGAACCGCCGCCGTCGTGGCCCGCCACCGGCGCCACCGAGGACGTGCGGCCCGCGCTGGCGGACATCGTGCCGGTGGAGCCCAACAAGCCGTACGACATGCGGTCGGTCGTCGCCGAGATCGTGGACGACGGGGAGTTCCTGGAGATCCACGAGAACTGGGCCACCAACGTGATCTGCGTGCTGGCGCGCATCGACGGCGAGGTGGTGGGGGTCGTCGGCAACCAGCCCATGGTGCTGGCCGGCGTGCTCGACGTGGACGCGTCCCAGAAGGCCGCGAGGTTCGTGCGGTTCTGCGACGCGTTCGGCATCCCCCTGGTCACGCTGATCGATGTGCCGGGGTTCCTGCCGGGGACCGACCAGGAGCACGAGGGCATCATCAGGCACGGCGCCAAGCTGCTGTACGCGTACTGCGAGGCGACCGTGCCGCGTGTGCACGTCGTGGTGCGCAAGGCCTACGGCGGCGCGTACATCGTGATGGACTCGCGGTCCATCGGCACGGACCTGTCGCTGGCGTGGCCGACCAACGAGATCGCGGTGATGGGTGCGGAGGGTGCGGTCAACGTCATCTTCCGCAAGGAGCTGGCCGCGTCGGTGGACCCGGCGGGCCTGCGCGCCGAGCTGGTGGAGGAGTACGTCGAGCAGCTCGTGCACCCCCACTACGCGGCCGAGCGCGGCCTCGTGGACGACGTCATCGACCCGGTGCTCACCCGCGCGGCGGTGGCCAGGGGCCTCGCGATGCTGCGCGGCAAACGGAAGCAGGCGCCGCAGCGCAAGCACGGAAACGTGCCTTTGTGA
- a CDS encoding 4'-phosphopantetheinyl transferase superfamily protein, whose translation MTTALVPDGHSRVWWATPQQPPADTVSGVLSPPELERAMRFHRDADRRRFLTACLLLRAAAAAHLDIAPHQVHVERRCPDCGKPHGKPHILHTPEPLYASVSHSGDRVAVALSTAGPIGVDVEQIPDAPVNELIRSALTPAEQDFVRSLPERHQHAAFTRIWVIKEAVLKATGHGLRVPPRHVSVSYPHQPPALLDWPLDVPVDELRLSALDPGPGYAGMIATISGAGPVSVMEAEVDDLTRMPFTTIGIAA comes from the coding sequence GTGACCACAGCCCTCGTCCCGGACGGCCACAGCCGCGTCTGGTGGGCCACCCCGCAGCAGCCGCCTGCCGACACCGTCTCCGGCGTGCTCAGCCCGCCTGAGCTGGAGCGCGCCATGCGCTTCCACCGCGACGCCGACCGGCGTCGTTTCCTCACCGCCTGCCTGCTGCTGCGCGCCGCCGCCGCGGCCCACCTGGACATCGCGCCGCACCAGGTGCACGTCGAGCGCAGGTGCCCTGACTGCGGCAAGCCGCACGGCAAGCCGCACATCCTGCACACCCCCGAGCCGCTCTACGCCTCGGTGTCCCACTCCGGGGACCGCGTCGCGGTGGCGCTCAGCACCGCGGGGCCGATCGGCGTGGACGTCGAGCAGATACCGGACGCGCCGGTGAACGAGCTGATCCGCTCGGCGCTCACCCCCGCCGAGCAGGACTTCGTCCGCTCACTCCCCGAGCGGCACCAGCACGCCGCCTTCACCCGCATCTGGGTGATCAAGGAGGCCGTGCTCAAGGCCACCGGCCACGGCCTGCGCGTGCCGCCGCGGCACGTGAGCGTCAGCTACCCGCACCAGCCGCCGGCGCTGCTGGACTGGCCGCTGGACGTGCCGGTGGACGAGCTGCGGCTGTCCGCTCTGGACCCGGGGCCGGGGTACGCCGGGATGATCGCGACCATCAGCGGCGCGGGACCGGTGAGCGTCATGGAGGCCGAGGTCGACGATCTCACCCGTATGCCATTCACGACCATCGGCATCGCGGCGTGA
- a CDS encoding MarR family transcriptional regulator, with the protein MSDSPSDHRPRPEALTLLVTQAHDLYVEILESAVEPFGLRSKDFIVLTAIDSAGPQSQQDLARTHGIDRTTMVSVVDGLERLGLVQRARNPDDRRKYAIGLTPEGQTLLRHKISPAIHEALDTYLSPFTPTERTQFTTLLWRLVHTRPDQPPPIDRHPAHENTTRRAPDDTVRQTS; encoded by the coding sequence GTGAGTGATTCTCCCAGCGACCATCGCCCCCGTCCGGAGGCCCTGACGCTGCTCGTGACTCAGGCCCACGACCTCTACGTCGAAATCCTCGAGTCCGCGGTAGAACCCTTCGGCCTCCGCTCCAAAGACTTCATCGTCCTGACCGCCATCGACTCCGCCGGCCCCCAGTCCCAACAGGACCTGGCCCGCACCCACGGCATAGACCGCACCACAATGGTCAGCGTCGTCGACGGCCTGGAACGCCTCGGCCTGGTCCAACGGGCCCGCAACCCCGACGACCGCCGCAAATACGCCATAGGCCTCACCCCAGAAGGCCAAACCCTCCTCCGCCACAAAATCTCCCCCGCCATCCACGAGGCCCTCGACACCTACCTCTCCCCCTTCACCCCGACCGAACGCACCCAGTTCACCACCCTCCTATGGCGCCTGGTCCACACCCGCCCCGACCAGCCACCCCCGATCGACCGCCACCCGGCCCACGAGAACACGACCCGCCGAGCCCCAGACGACACCGTCCGGCAAACAAGCTGA
- a CDS encoding glycosyltransferase family 9 protein yields MMKGHQPSRPVLVALRGLGLGDLLTAVPALRALRRAFPEHRVALAAPAALAGLLPLIGAVDELLDVSGAGPVPCHAPDVAVNLHGAGPQSTAALLRTRPGRLLTHAHPLLPGTPGPPWDPGAHEVTRWCAMLGWHGVPADPADLSLTAPVSEVRGHVVVHPGAAYPARRWPPERFAEVVAALTRSGHRVLLTGGPAERPLAGEVAALARDRGATRTEVVAGRTDVAELAALVGAARLVICGDTGVAHLATALGTPSVVIFGPVSPALWGPSGRAAHIALWAGRSGDPHGDVPGEGLLEIGVADVLAAATGLLARAGEETDPVTVTLCEDGPLLVRGPFTIVTRDGRAVGPGRSTVALCRCGRSRVKPFCDGSHKAAGFRAPGEPAADA; encoded by the coding sequence ATGATGAAGGGACATCAGCCGTCCCGGCCGGTGCTGGTGGCGTTGCGCGGTCTCGGGCTCGGGGACCTGCTCACAGCGGTGCCGGCGTTGCGCGCGTTGCGCCGTGCCTTCCCGGAGCACCGGGTCGCGCTCGCCGCGCCGGCGGCGCTCGCGGGCCTGTTGCCGCTGATCGGCGCGGTGGACGAGCTGCTGGACGTGTCCGGCGCCGGCCCGGTGCCGTGCCACGCGCCGGACGTCGCGGTCAACCTGCACGGCGCGGGCCCGCAGAGCACCGCGGCCCTCCTGCGGACCCGGCCGGGCCGTCTGCTGACCCACGCGCACCCGCTGCTCCCCGGCACCCCCGGCCCGCCTTGGGATCCCGGCGCGCACGAGGTGACCCGCTGGTGCGCGATGCTCGGCTGGCACGGCGTCCCGGCCGATCCCGCCGACCTGTCCCTGACGGCCCCCGTGTCCGAGGTGCGCGGCCACGTCGTCGTCCACCCCGGCGCCGCGTACCCCGCGCGACGCTGGCCCCCGGAACGGTTCGCCGAGGTCGTGGCCGCTCTGACCCGTTCCGGCCACCGCGTGTTGCTGACCGGCGGCCCGGCGGAACGTCCGCTGGCCGGCGAGGTCGCCGCACTGGCACGCGACCGCGGGGCCACGAGGACCGAGGTCGTGGCCGGCCGTACCGACGTGGCGGAGCTGGCCGCGCTGGTCGGGGCCGCGCGCCTGGTGATCTGCGGGGACACCGGCGTGGCGCACCTGGCCACCGCGCTCGGCACCCCCTCGGTCGTGATCTTCGGCCCGGTCTCCCCGGCGTTGTGGGGGCCGTCCGGCCGCGCCGCGCACATCGCGCTGTGGGCCGGCCGCTCCGGCGACCCGCACGGCGACGTCCCCGGCGAAGGGCTGCTGGAGATCGGGGTGGCCGACGTCCTCGCCGCCGCCACCGGCCTGCTGGCCCGGGCCGGTGAGGAGACGGACCCGGTCACGGTGACGCTCTGCGAGGACGGGCCGCTGCTGGTGCGCGGTCCGTTCACCATCGTCACGCGGGACGGCCGGGCCGTCGGCCCCGGCCGGTCGACCGTGGCGCTGTGCCGGTGCGGACGGTCGAGGGTCAAGCCGTTCTGCGACGGCTCGCACAAGGCGGCGGGGTTCCGCGCGCCGGGAGAGCCCGCCGCAGACGCCTGA
- a CDS encoding MarR family winged helix-turn-helix transcriptional regulator encodes MTGPRGTGLDAMGVRRRVDGGTELLAESTGWLLNGVARAVTAELEQALRRDDLRWREYGVLGTLEATGALSQQEIGRRLGVDRSTMVHLIDVLEDRGLVARSRDRADRRAYSIELTAAGRELLAEVLHPVTAEVHERVIGRLTSEDRATLNRILAELAGTE; translated from the coding sequence ATGACGGGACCACGTGGGACGGGGCTTGACGCGATGGGGGTCAGGCGGAGGGTGGACGGCGGGACGGAGCTGCTGGCCGAGTCGACGGGGTGGCTGCTCAACGGGGTGGCGCGTGCGGTGACGGCGGAGCTGGAGCAGGCGTTGCGGCGGGACGATCTGCGGTGGCGTGAGTACGGGGTGCTCGGCACGCTGGAGGCCACCGGAGCGTTGTCGCAACAGGAGATCGGACGGCGCCTCGGGGTGGACCGTTCGACGATGGTGCACCTGATCGACGTGCTGGAGGACCGCGGGCTGGTGGCGAGGAGCCGGGACCGTGCGGACCGGCGGGCTTATTCCATAGAGCTGACTGCGGCCGGCCGCGAGCTGCTCGCCGAGGTGCTCCACCCGGTCACCGCCGAGGTGCACGAGCGGGTCATAGGCAGGCTGACCAGCGAGGATCGCGCCACTCTCAATCGCATCCTGGCCGAACTGGCCGGCACCGAGTGA
- a CDS encoding WS/DGAT/MGAT family O-acyltransferase: MRQLSALDAQFLHFESDTNVANVAGLSILDGPLGRDELVALVEERAHLVEPLRRRLVTVPFGLDHPYWAEADDIDFDYHVRELALPAPGDDRQLGEQVARLHARRLDRRRPLWEMYLVHGLEGGRTAIYTKIHHAAIDGMYGAGALAALMDLTAVPEPLAVGQSHAPHQDRAPETAEMLLRTAGRLVANPAHLLRFLAEAMPRLDEIPVISLLPGAGPVSRATRWLTRKLGGGVEVPELPRLTVPRTPFNAPVSAHRRFAFAELSLDEVKQIKKTFGVTVNDVVMTLAATAVRRWLVDHDALPDEPLVAGVPFSLRTAGGADAPGNQVTLMITPLDTRIEDPAERLRAVHESMSLIKERFALAPARWLRHLSESMPAALTGLADRAAFGLVAQTSPPINLMVSNVPGPQIPLYICGRRLLAQYPVSVVTDASGGLNITAFSYNGRVAVGIVSCRVLVPDVWNIAGYLSEALEELKALPPPGDRSEQPS; encoded by the coding sequence ATGCGGCAGCTCAGCGCGCTCGACGCGCAGTTCCTCCACTTCGAGAGCGACACCAACGTCGCCAACGTCGCGGGGCTGTCCATCCTGGACGGGCCGCTCGGCCGCGACGAGCTCGTCGCGCTGGTGGAGGAGCGGGCCCACCTGGTGGAGCCGCTGCGCAGGCGGCTGGTCACCGTGCCGTTCGGGCTGGACCATCCCTACTGGGCCGAGGCCGACGACATCGACTTCGACTACCACGTGCGCGAGCTGGCGCTGCCGGCCCCCGGCGACGACAGGCAGCTCGGCGAGCAGGTGGCCCGCCTGCACGCGCGCCGGCTGGACCGCCGGCGGCCGCTGTGGGAGATGTACCTCGTCCACGGCCTCGAAGGCGGCCGCACCGCCATCTACACCAAGATCCACCACGCGGCCATCGACGGCATGTACGGCGCGGGTGCGCTCGCCGCGCTCATGGACCTCACCGCGGTGCCGGAGCCGCTCGCCGTGGGGCAGAGCCACGCGCCGCACCAGGACCGCGCGCCTGAGACCGCCGAGATGCTGCTGCGCACGGCGGGACGGCTCGTCGCCAACCCCGCGCACCTGCTGCGTTTCCTCGCCGAGGCCATGCCGAGGCTCGACGAGATCCCCGTCATCTCGCTGCTCCCCGGCGCGGGCCCGGTGTCGCGCGCCACGCGCTGGCTGACCCGCAAGCTCGGCGGTGGCGTGGAGGTGCCTGAGCTGCCGCGGCTGACGGTGCCGCGCACGCCGTTCAACGCGCCGGTGTCCGCGCACCGCCGTTTCGCGTTCGCCGAGCTGTCCCTCGACGAGGTCAAGCAGATCAAGAAGACGTTCGGGGTGACCGTCAACGACGTGGTGATGACGCTGGCGGCCACCGCGGTGCGGCGCTGGCTCGTCGACCACGACGCGCTGCCGGACGAGCCGCTGGTCGCCGGGGTGCCGTTCTCGCTGCGCACCGCCGGGGGAGCGGACGCACCCGGCAACCAGGTCACCTTGATGATCACACCGCTGGACACCAGGATCGAGGACCCGGCCGAGCGGCTGCGCGCCGTGCACGAGTCGATGAGCCTGATCAAGGAACGCTTCGCGCTGGCCCCCGCGCGCTGGCTGCGCCACCTCAGCGAGAGCATGCCGGCGGCGCTCACCGGTCTCGCCGACCGCGCCGCGTTCGGCCTGGTGGCCCAGACGTCCCCGCCGATCAATCTCATGGTGTCCAACGTGCCGGGGCCGCAGATCCCGCTGTACATCTGCGGCCGGCGGCTGCTCGCGCAGTACCCGGTGTCGGTCGTCACCGACGCCAGCGGCGGCCTCAACATCACCGCGTTCTCCTACAACGGCCGCGTCGCGGTCGGCATCGTGTCGTGCCGCGTGCTGGTGCCGGACGTGTGGAACATCGCCGGCTACCTGAGTGAGGCCCTGGAGGAGCTGAAGGCCCTGCCGCCGCCGGGTGACCGGAGTGAACAGCCGTCCTAG
- a CDS encoding alpha/beta fold hydrolase, which yields MRRQYILVPGAWMGAWAWEPVIRGLRVLGHQARAVTLSGLAGPEADVSRVGLATHVAELASVLEKDDLRDVILVAHSYSGIVAGQVADRLPDRVAHTVFVEAFLPHDGLSMLHAFPERQRAAELRLIAENGGRWPVPDVTVVADGQDLSPGQAAWLVERFVGHPGHTLSEPAVLTRPLEQQRATYVVCEKDHYGGRVAPDVTALRRSPTWDFHTLDTGHWPMVSAPDRLVTLLTGVAA from the coding sequence GTGAGAAGACAGTACATCCTGGTCCCTGGCGCCTGGATGGGTGCCTGGGCCTGGGAACCGGTGATCCGAGGGCTGCGCGTCCTCGGCCACCAGGCACGCGCGGTCACCCTGTCGGGACTGGCCGGGCCGGAGGCCGACGTCTCACGCGTCGGCCTCGCCACCCACGTGGCCGAACTGGCCTCGGTGCTGGAGAAGGACGATCTGCGCGACGTCATCCTCGTCGCGCACAGCTACTCCGGCATCGTCGCCGGCCAGGTCGCCGACCGGCTCCCCGACCGGGTGGCGCACACCGTGTTCGTGGAGGCGTTCCTGCCGCACGACGGCCTGTCGATGCTGCACGCCTTCCCCGAACGCCAGCGTGCCGCGGAGCTGCGTCTCATCGCCGAGAACGGCGGCCGGTGGCCCGTCCCCGACGTCACGGTGGTGGCCGACGGCCAGGACCTGTCCCCCGGCCAGGCCGCGTGGCTGGTGGAGCGCTTCGTCGGCCACCCCGGCCACACCCTCTCCGAGCCCGCCGTGCTGACCCGTCCCCTGGAGCAGCAGCGCGCCACGTACGTCGTGTGCGAGAAGGACCACTACGGCGGCCGGGTCGCCCCCGACGTCACCGCGCTGCGCCGCTCCCCGACCTGGGACTTCCACACCCTCGACACCGGCCACTGGCCCATGGTCTCGGCCCCCGACCGCCTGGTGACCCTGCTGACCGGCGTCGCCGCCTAG
- a CDS encoding glycosyltransferase translates to MEYVLPLRWTRDGDDLPELTAYLRRLSEHAGVIVVDGSPPAVFARHARLWSGFARHLRPDPDLACGNGKVAGVRTGMRVARSEFVVVADDDVRYDAAGLARVRELLETADLVRPQNYFDPMPWHARWDTARTLLNRVFGADYPGTFGIRRSFFEHMGGYDGDVMFENLELIRTVRAHGGRERRAREVYVRRLPPGTRRFWSQRVRQAYDDLAQPARMALFLAVLPCLAVAAARRPRRAVAAVLLGAAAVTGLAEVGRRRDGGRRVFPATCSVLAPVWVLERAVCSWPALAARLRGGVPYRGLRLLVAAHSVRRLRRALPARGTPPPCASRRRTA, encoded by the coding sequence GTGGAGTACGTGCTGCCGCTGCGGTGGACGCGGGACGGCGACGACCTGCCGGAGCTGACCGCGTACCTGCGCCGGCTGAGCGAGCACGCCGGGGTCATCGTGGTCGACGGCTCGCCGCCGGCGGTGTTCGCACGGCACGCGCGCCTGTGGAGCGGGTTCGCGCGTCATCTGCGGCCCGACCCCGATCTGGCGTGCGGCAACGGCAAGGTGGCCGGGGTGCGCACCGGGATGCGCGTGGCGCGGTCGGAGTTCGTGGTCGTGGCGGACGACGACGTGCGGTACGACGCGGCGGGCCTCGCGCGGGTCCGCGAGCTGCTGGAGACCGCCGACCTGGTCCGGCCGCAGAATTACTTCGACCCGATGCCGTGGCACGCGCGCTGGGACACCGCGCGCACGCTGCTCAACCGGGTCTTCGGCGCGGACTATCCGGGGACGTTCGGGATACGCAGATCGTTCTTCGAGCACATGGGTGGCTACGACGGCGACGTGATGTTCGAGAACCTGGAGCTGATCAGGACGGTGCGCGCGCACGGCGGCCGGGAGCGCCGCGCGCGCGAGGTGTACGTGCGCCGCCTGCCGCCGGGGACGCGGCGGTTCTGGTCCCAGCGGGTCAGGCAGGCGTACGACGACCTGGCGCAGCCGGCGCGCATGGCGCTGTTCCTCGCCGTGCTCCCCTGCCTGGCCGTCGCGGCGGCCCGCCGGCCGAGGCGGGCCGTGGCCGCCGTGCTGCTCGGCGCCGCGGCGGTGACGGGGCTGGCCGAGGTGGGCCGCCGCAGGGACGGCGGCCGGCGGGTCTTCCCCGCCACCTGCTCGGTCCTGGCCCCGGTGTGGGTGCTGGAACGGGCCGTGTGCTCGTGGCCGGCGCTCGCGGCCCGGCTGCGCGGGGGTGTGCCGTACCGGGGACTGCGGCTGCTCGTCGCGGCCCACTCGGTCAGGCGTCTGCGGCGGGCTCTCCCGGCGCGCGGAACCCCGCCGCCTTGTGCGAGCCGTCGCAGAACGGCTTGA